One genomic window of Mustela nigripes isolate SB6536 chromosome 15, MUSNIG.SB6536, whole genome shotgun sequence includes the following:
- the MLNR gene encoding motilin receptor: MGGPWNSSDGADGVLLPCDEHLCSPFPLGALVPVTAVCLGLFAVGVSGNVVTVLLIGRNPDMRTTTNLYLGSMAVSDLLILLGLPFDLYRLWRSRPWVFGQLLCRLSLYVGEGCTYATLLHMTALSVERYLAICRPLRARVLVTRRRVRALIAALWAVALLSAGPFFFLVGVEQDPGVRVVRDPNGSAPLTPSPLGASRAPPPSPPSGHEAAAAAALFSRECRPSPSQLGALRVMLWVTTAYFFLPFLCLSVLYGLIGRELWRSRGPLRGRAASGRERGHRQTVRVLLVVVLAFIVCWLPFHVGRIIYINTEDSWMMNFSQYFNIVALQLFYLSASINPILYNLISKKYRAAARNLLLARQSRQSRQRSVCRSRDTEGDTGGDTTGYTETSTNVQTSSAGMAKQVASSHKAGTSGKTGL, encoded by the exons ATGGGCGGCCCCTGGAACAGCAGCGACGGCGCGGACGGAGTGCTGCTGCCCTGCGACGAGCACCTCTGCTCGCCCTTCCCCCTGGGGGCCCTGGTGCCGGTGACCGCCGTGTGCCTGGGCCTCTTCGCCGTCGGGGTGAGCGGCAATGTGGTGACGGTGCTGCTGATCGGGCGCAACCCGGACATGCGGACCACCACCAACCTGTACCTGGGCAGCATGGCTGTGTCTGATCTGCTCATCCTGCTCGGGCTCCCGTTCGACCTGTACCGCCTCTGGCGCTCGCGGCCCTGGGTGTTCGGGCAGCTGCTCTGCCGCCTCTCGCTCTACGTGGGCGAGGGCTGCACCTACGCCACGCTGCTGCACATGACGGCGCTCAGCGTCGAGCGCTACCTCGCCATCTGCCGCCCACTCCGCGCCCGCGTCCTCGTCACCCGGCGCCGCGTCCGCGCGCTCATCGCGGCGCTCTGGGCCGTGGCGCTGCTCTCCGCGGGGCCCTTCTTCTTTCTGGTGGGCGTCGAGCAGGACCCTGGCGTCCGCGTGGTCCGGGACCCTAACGGAAGCGCGCCGCTCACCCCGTCGCCCCTCGGGGCCTCACGGGCCCCACCGCCGTCCCCGCCGTCGGGGCATGAGGCTGCGGCCGCCGCGGCGCTGTTCAGCCGCGAGTGCCGGCCCAGCCCATCTCAGCTGGGCGCACTGCGAGTCATGCTGTGGGTCACCACCGCCTACTTCTTCCTgccctttctgtgcctcagcgTCCTCTACGGGCTCATCGGGCGGGAGCTGTGGAGGAGTCGGGGGCCGCTGCGAGGCCGGGCCGCCTCTGGGCGCGAGAGGGGCCACCGGCAGACGGTCCGCGTCCTGC TGGTGGTGGTTCTGGCATTTATAGTTTGCTGGTTGCCTTTCCACGTCGGCAGAATCATTTACATAAATACAGAAGATTCTTGGATGATGAACTTCTCTCAGTACTTTAACATTGTtgctttgcaacttttctatctGAGTGCCTCCATCAACCCGATCCTCTACAACCTCATTTCAAAGAAGTACAGAGCAGCGGCCCGGAACCTGCTGCTAGCCAGACAGTCTAGACAGTCCAGACAGAGAAGTGTGTGCAGAAGCAGGGACACGGAGGGGGACACAGGAGGAGACACCACTGGCTACACAGAGACAAGCACCAATGTGCAGACATCGTCCGCGGGCATGGCCAAACAAGTCGCTTCCTCTCACAAGGCTGGGACTTCAGGGAAAACAGGTCTGTAG